The Brassica oleracea var. oleracea cultivar TO1000 chromosome C7, BOL, whole genome shotgun sequence sequence AATTATAGGTCCAACCTAATGTGACTGTTTTGTTTATTATCTAAAATTTTATTTTTGAAGCCTTCTCTATTTTCAAGTCATTTGAATGCTTTTGAATATGCAAATTTTTCAGATCTAAGACATATTTTGGAAGACTTCTGGGTTAATTCTTGAAAGACTCTCGGAAGACTCTCGAAAGATTCTCGGAAGACTTTTTGGGAAATATTTTGTATTTTATGCTAGAAGACTTCCCACGAAGTCTTTAGAAAGTCTTTCAAAGTCTTCTGCCCAAAGTGGTACAAAGAGATGATGTGAAGTGGAGTCCAAGCTTATCTATGTTGAGGAATAATATATCGCTGTGTAATAATTTTGTTTATGGTCTTTTTATGATTTGTATGTGTAATATTTTAGTTGTGAATTATTTTGTAAACTTTAAGAGATGTTAATAAAAAAAATGGTAAATATGTTCATGTTTTGCCAAAAGTACTTGACTTCATTAGAGTTATTGATGCAACATATTAAAAAATATTTAAATCATTCTACCCTCACATAACAAAACACAACAACACAAAAACTTAGTAAAATTTGCTAAAACTAAGACTTCTCAAAAAACCTTAGTCAAATTCACAAAAGATCAAAATTCAATTTTAAGTGAAAGTTGAAATTTTAAATCTCATGGAAGTTAAAAATTGTATCTTATGAGGAAGACATCACAATCACATAACATCAACTTAATAAAACAAAATCATCGGAGAAGACTTCTCCGTTTAGCTAGAAACATTATTAAACATCAATGTTTGTAACTTCATAATTATCACCAATTAAGTTATAAATTCGATTCAGTTGTTCCAATATTGACTAATAAACATGAATTAGCAAGATGATATTAAAAATTAATTTTAATTTTGGATAAATTTGAAGTTTAATAAAGATTTACGTAGAAGACTTCTTTTGAAGTCATCCACCGAAGACTTCAAAAGAAATCTACTCTGTGTAGACTTCTTGCAGTCTACTCTATGTAGACTTCAAAAGAAGCCTTTTATTTAGGTCATTTTTGCAATTGCAAATTTATGAAGGAAGACTTCTTAAGAAGTCTACTCTACAAAAGACATCTTCGGAAGTCTTCCTTTGTAAATATTGGCTTACTTTTGAAATTGAAATTTTTTCGAAATTCCCAGAGAAGAGAAGTCTTCTCAGATAAACAGGTTACTTTTGAATTTGACCGAAATTAGTCAGAATTTTGACTTTTTGTAGAAGCCTTCTAGGGAAGCCTACCTGGAGAATCCTTCAAAAGAAGTCTTCTCTAAGTCTTCCGGAAGTCTTCTCAATGTCGCAAGAAGTCTGCTGGATTACTTTTGTAATTGACTATATTTGACTTTTCGAGAAAAGACTTCTTTAGAAGTCTTCCGTCGGATGATTTCTCTACAAGTCTTCTCTCGCGGGCAAAAGTTTGACCAAAACCCAAAATTAAACTCGAGAAGACTTCTAAAGAAACCCACGCAGACATCTTCCGGTATTGAGAAGACTTAGGGAAGACTTTCAGAAAACTTCTTTAGAAGACTTCTGTAGAAGTTTTCTCCAGGAAGACTTCCTTAGAAGTCTTCTACAAAAAGTCAAATTTCTGACCAAGTTCGGTCAAATTTAAAAGTAACATGTTTATCAGAGAAGAAGTCTTCTCTGGGAATTTCGAAATTTTTTGTTTACAAAGGAAAGTTAGAAGACTTCTAGGGAAGTCTTATATTAAAAACACACAAACAGTCAATTGCAAAACTAACCTATGCATTGACCAGAAGTCTTCTCGATGAAAAAGTCTTCTTCGTCGAACAGATCTGAAAAATAAAATGTAGTTCGCGATTTCATACCTTGAATTCGTGAGATGACTTGCGTGGTTTCTCCAATCACCCAGAACTTTACCACAACAGCTACCTACTCGTTAATCACCAAGAATCGTGAGCTTATGAACCTTCCATAATTTGTAATCAAAATCTTCAGTTTTTTTAATGAATTTTGAGAGAAAGTGTAAGATATGTGGTTTGTGTGGATAGGAAATGAGAAAAGATGAGAAAAAATTGAAACTTTAGGGCATTAACACTCTCAATTTGGTAGTTTATGGTGGTTAAGGTATTGATGTCAAAGGCAAAGTTGTAAATATTTGGTAACGATGGGAATGGTAAGGTAAAAACATTATTTTCGAAAAAAAAACAAAGTAATGACATTTTCGTAAATATCTAGAACTTCTAGGGTGAATTGGACAAAACAAAATTTTAAATAAACATAAGTTATTTTTGGGCGTTGACTTGAAATTTTGAGTCATTGGTTATTCACCGTGTGATTATTACTATACAAAATAAATGAAAACCAATATAACGTGATTCGGAGTTCGAAAATAAAATTTATATTTTTTTAAATTATGTTCTGCCTATTAACTGTATAACTAGACTAGGACTTTCGGGTACTCGCTAAAATTCGAATCGGATATTTTAAATTTTGTTCTAATTTGTATTACATACTAAATCCCTTTCTAATAAATTTGTTAACATGGATCCGTCCCTTTCCAGGTCAGTGGGTGAGTGACAGAGAGGCCGAGAATGTTGAGAGCAGGAAACTCTGATGCAGTGAGCACTGCAACGTTCGACTGGAGATAGTTATCTGCGTCTCCAGCTACAGTAAGTTTGGTGGACTTGAAATCCTGAGCGTTTATACGGATTCTTGCAAGGATAGCCATTAAGATGCTTTGTCCTCCCGGAGCCGTTGGACAAGTGTCTTGCATATTGTCTGAATCCGGAGATACATATAAGAAAATTACACAAAACAAGATCATGAAGAAAAATTTAATCAATGTGAATAATTTTTTTTTTTTAGCAACTGTTATCATTGTGAATAATTATGAAGAGCATTTAACTTGTAAATATTCAGATATATAGAAACAGCTAAAAGTGAAGCCAACAATAAAACATACATTCTGTTTCTAGGTGTTATGTTGGCTTAGAGTTGAGTAAACAACTTAGAGCATGATTAACCCAGAGTTTTTAGAAACCGGTTCTTAGCTTTTTTAGTTAAAAGTTAAGAAACAGTTTCTTAACTTCCGCTAAGAACCCACTCTAAGAACCCCGGTTTAATCAATGGTCTTAGTGGCTTTTTGAGTAAGATTATGTTCTAAGATGAAAACTGCTCCTAAGTAATACTTTTCACTAATGTTTCAACTTGCTGACGTTGACATTATTTCTTCTTCAAGTATTTTCTTACCTGAATATACAATGTAGCTTTGCTATGACAGGAAACCAAATAAGCTGCATAGGCTTAGCTAAGTTTCATGGAGATTTGGTTAATCCTCAAGTGAGAAGTACAGTACAATGGTTTGGTTCGGTTGGTATACCAAAAGTATTATACAATTGAAGGGAAAACATGAATGATCCTTAGTTTCCATTTTCAGAACTAGAAGTATCTGTTTCATCGCTGTTGTCCTAGCTCTCAAGTATATCTTGGATGAATTTGATAAAAGAGGAGAGTCCACCCAAGAAATTATGGTCGACGACACCATTTCCATCAAGAACATGCGTAAAATCCACCAGCTTTACTTGTGCCCGCGCACCTTCTCCTCCTTTCATCAAAATCGATTCATTCTCATAAAACATATAAACCGAGCAAGAACTGAAATGGTATAGCGTTTGAGTTTCAAACCAAGCTTTAAGCTCTAATAACTGCGCTAATATCCCACTAGAACTGCCATAAACTTCCGAGGCAAATGCACAGTCTGGTATCGAGTCAGCTAGCGAGTTCGATGACACAAACTTCCTTAGAACTAATCTAGCATCATCGACTTTGTACCCATGAACAACCTTGTACTCGACTATCCAAAACCTCGATTCTTGGTGGTCAAAAATCTTAAAACCAGCATGCCTAAACCCCAAGGAAACGGAGGTGGTCTCTCTATCGTTCTTTAGGCATTGGTTGAAATACTGTTGGGATACACCCGGGTACCATGTCCTAGATCCAATCTTAACATCCATTCCCGAGGGATTTGGGTAACCATAAACAACATCGTCAAGAACTATGTGTGGAAGCTTGCCAGATCCATTAGATGCTTCCACTACTTGAGTGCCGTGATACACGGGGAAATATCCACGGATATGATCCGGAACATTCTTGTTGGACGAGAAGGACTCGTAGAACTTAGCCTCGTTTTCCCCACGACCATTACTCTGAAATGGCTTGAAGAATCGGCCTTCTCCGTCCACGAGCGGACCAAGCCTCCCATCTTTAGCCATGTGACCAGCAACTTGGTGTTCAGGGTCCTTGAGCATCTTCATGCAGCAAACAGTATCTACGATAATAAGAAACAAGATTTCACCAGAAATTTTCTTAGTATCCTTCTTTAAAGACGAGGATCAAAAAGTTTCATCTATTGACTTGAGATATCTAGAAGCGTATTAAAAGTCAACGATCTTTCTATTAAACTAAGTACTGAATCGAACTACTAAGAACCTGGCGCGAAGACGAAGAAACAAAATTAACAACGAGGAAGAAAATATTACCAAGAAAATCTCCAGGGGTGCGAAAACAAAGATCAAAAGACGAATGTGTAGTTGTTTATGTAGTACAGTAGTAGAATAAGAAACGTAGAATAAACAATGCCCAGATAACTTTTACAAAAAGAAAAAACAACGACCAGATAAGCTATCTTGTCGGGAAGATGAATAAATATTGTAATAATGAATAAATATTGTAATAATGAAT is a genomic window containing:
- the LOC106306009 gene encoding inositol polyphosphate multikinase beta-like; translated protein: MKMLKDPEHQVAGHMAKDGRLGPLVDGEGRFFKPFQSNGRGENEAKFYESFSSNKNVPDHIRGYFPVYHGTQVVEASNGSGKLPHIVLDDVVYGYPNPSGMDVKIGSRTWYPGVSQQYFNQCLKNDRETTSVSLGFRHAGFKIFDHQESRFWIVEYKVVHGYKVDDARLVLRKFVSSNSLADSIPDCAFASEVYGSSSGILAQLLELKAWFETQTLYHFSSCSVYMFYENESILMKGGEGARAQVKLVDFTHVLDGNGVVDHNFLGGLSSFIKFIQDILES